The DNA segment ACCCACCCAGCCAACTCACTCGCAGTTGTTGCCTCAGCTCGCTTATGGTCTTGTAAATGCTGTGCAGTAGATCTGTACGCAGAACCGGGCAGGTGCCATTCACCACACACTCCATGAGTCCAGCCAGACGATAAAGATCTCTAGCCTTGTCCTCCTCCTGCCGCCAGCGAAACAGAGCTCTTGCCGTGTAGTTGCAGCCCCCCACAAGGCTAAAGTGCTCGGGGACAAACCGCAAGTGTCGATGCCCTTTCCTCAGCGCCTCGCGCCGGTGCGCCTGATATTTGCTGGCTTCGCTGCGCAGGCATTGAATAATCTCACCTCGCAGCCAATCACCACGGCGGAATTCCAGAGGCGCCTGGCTGATGAGGTTGTCATCTGCCTGATGGCCTCTATCAAAAGGAATGATTCTAGCCATTGTTGCCACACAGGGCGGCACTGTACAAAACTACCAGTTGCGGCCCTGGAATCTCCTGTCGAGTCAAAATCTCCATCCAGCGTGACCTAATTGCTTTCACCATTTTTCTTCTCGGGCAAACCGGGGTGCGTCATTGCTTCTGCATCCAGGATTGCCTCCAGTCTCTGCCGATTCAATACGCCCAGCTCAAGGGCAGCTTCTCGCACTGTCTTGCCGCTGCGATACGCATAATGCGCCACCTCCGCTGCCTTATCATAGCCGATTGTTGGCGCCAGGGCAGTACACAGGGCCAAACTTTTTTCCACCAGTTCACGACATCTCTGTTCGTTTGCCCTGATACCCTGCAGACATTTGTCTGTGAAGTTTTTTACCCCAGCGCCAAGTAACTCCAGTGCACTGAGAAGATTGTGCGCCATGAGCGGCAGCATCACATTCAATTCAAAATTGCCTGCCTGCCCGGCCAGGGCCACCCCACTATCATACGCCATTACCTGCACGCAGACTTGCAGCAAGGACTCGATGATAACCGGATTTACCTTGCCAGGCATAATGGATGAGCCGGGCTGCACCGCAGGCAACCCTATCTCTCCTAGGCCGCACCGCGGTCCGGAGGCAAGCCAGCGCAGGTCGTTGCCAATCTTGATAAACGTCACTGCCAGGCCTCGCAAGGCAGCGCTTAATGCCACCAGGGCATCCTGGGCCCCTTGAATGGCAAAATGATTCTCCGCTTCCACCAGGGGCAGTCCGCTTTCTGCAGCCAGCAGTTGAATGACTCGAGAAGCAAAGCCAACAGGTGCGTTCATCCCTGTTCCAGTAGCTGTTCCCCCGAGGGCAAGCTCCATCAACCCGTCGAAGGCCCCCTGCAGCCTTTCTCTGCCAAGACTCAGCTGCCGCGCGTAGCCGCCGAATTCCTGGCCCAATCGTACCGGTGTTGCATCCTGCAGATGCGTGCGGCCAATCTTGACCACATGATCAAACTGGCTGCTCTTGGTGCGCAGTTCTGCTTCGCACTCCTCGAGTACCGGCGCCAGCTTTTCCCTGACAGTCTCAGCTGCTGCCAGGTGTATGGCTGTAGGAATTACATCATTGCTCGACTGTGATAGATTGACATGATCATTGGGATGTACAGGCGATTTACTGCCCCTTTTCCCACCGAGCAGCTCATTCGCCCGATTAGAGATAACCTCGTTGGCATTCATGTTGGTGGAGGTCCCGGAGCCGGTCTGGAAGATATCCACCACGAACTGGTCGTCATGTATTCCCTCCTGCACTTCCTGGGCGCTCTGCACAATAGCCGCCGCCACTTCGGGCTGGAGAAGCCCCAGTTCCTGGTTCGTCTGCGCTGCTGCCTTTTTTATCAGTCCGAGAGCTCGGATGAACTGCCTTGGGAATCGCAGGCCGCTTATGGGGAAATTCTCCAAAGCCCTCTGGGTCTGGGCACCATAGTATGCTGCCTCTGGAACCTTTACCTCTCCCATTGAATCCTTCTCAATCCTGAAAGCTTCACTACTCATGTTACACTTCTTTCTCTAGATCCTTGCTGGCGCCACAGAAGCAACCTGTTGTCCTCGCTCCAGAGCAGCAGTAAACTGACTCGTTCACGGGATTTCACCAGGCTGCCTCTCACCGAGCATTTTATAGGCTAGGAAGGAGTCCAGATGCTCAACAATATCCTGGACCAACTACTGCTCTCCCCTGCTTCAGTCAGCGGGCAATCATAGCACGCATCCGGTCAGAAGCATTCTGGGCGTCATCAGCGATGCTGCCAATGATCTCCAGGAGCCGCACCACGTGAAAAATGGTTACCGGATCATCCAGCACGGCAAAGGCGCGTTTTTTCAGCTCGTGCTCCAGCACATCTGCTTCGTTTTCTGACTGGCGGATATCTCTGATGATGCTTTTCAGCTTGTTGCGCTGCTCTTCCGTCTTGTTTCTGAAGTAAGAGATTGATTGCTCTACCATTTCCGGCAGCTTCTCTATGGCTGGTATCACTGCATCAATGAGCTCTAGAAAGTCGCCGATCAATTCCTCAGGTATGCCTGCCATTGGTCTGAATGAAAGCCAGTAGAGTGCTTCTTCCACATCGTCGAGCACGTGATCCTGCTCGCGCAGATAATCAAAGAGCATGAACTTGTCCACGGGCATCAGAAGCCCCTTGGGTATGTGGTTGCGCAGGTTGCGCTTGATAAAATCAGCCTGGCTTTCCAGACGAGCCACTTCTTCAGTGAGCTGATCGAATTCTTCACAGTCCTGCGACACATAGCATTCAGCAGCCCGCTTGAACATCCAGGCGCACTCTCTCACCTTGTCAGCATGCTCTTTCAATTTCTCGAAGGGAGAAACATAAAATAGGGAAAAGAATGAAAAACGCATAGACATTCCTCCTTGCCTTGCAGGCAGGAACTAAAGGAACATTACCGCCAAAATCTTGAAAAAAACCATGGCAAGCACCATTGTAAAGGGTAAGGTAATCACCCAGGAGGAAGCAATATTTCGCAGGAGCCTCATATCGAGAAAACCCATACCACGCATGAATCCGACTCCGACGACTGCTCCCACGAGCACATGGGTGGTTGATATGGGCAGGCCAAGCCGTGAGCAAACCAGGATGGTGGTAGCTGCACCAAACTCGGCACAAAAGCCTCGCACAGGAGTCACCTCGGTAATCTTGCCTCCAATGGTCTCTATTACCCGACTACCGAAGGCGAACAGTCCTCCTCCCACAGTGAGCCCGCCCACGGCCAGCATCCAGACAGGCACTTCCACATGCATTGCCACACTCTTCGTTCTGATCACAGAAAAGATGGCTGCCAACGGCCCTATGGCGTTAGCCACGTCATTGGCTCCATGGGCAAAGGCCACGTAACAGGCAGTAAGCACCTGCAGATAGGCAAAAAGCCTCTGGAGCACCACGTCTCCGGATCTCCTCTTCTTGCCTTTCCGTTCACCAAGTAGCCACCTGAGCCATTTCTTGGCTGCCATGCCGATGATGGCAGCCGCAGGCACGGCAACAACCAGAGCCTGTCCAAATCCGAGATCGAGATGCAGATTTTTCAAACCTTTGAAAATGAACGACAGGATGACCACCAGCACCACAGCACCCACCAGCAAAGGCGACCAGCGGAGCGCC comes from the Deltaproteobacteria bacterium genome and includes:
- a CDS encoding TIGR00153 family protein, yielding MRFSFFSLFYVSPFEKLKEHADKVRECAWMFKRAAECYVSQDCEEFDQLTEEVARLESQADFIKRNLRNHIPKGLLMPVDKFMLFDYLREQDHVLDDVEEALYWLSFRPMAGIPEELIGDFLELIDAVIPAIEKLPEMVEQSISYFRNKTEEQRNKLKSIIRDIRQSENEADVLEHELKKRAFAVLDDPVTIFHVVRLLEIIGSIADDAQNASDRMRAMIAR
- a CDS encoding inorganic phosphate transporter; translated protein: MGAETIVLVAATCIGLYMAANIGANDLANAMGTSVGSGALTLRKAVLISIVANFLGAVLAGGHVTSTISKGMISPDLFVGSPAELMLGMFAALLAAGIWVHLATILGLPVSTTHSIVGAVVGFGLISVGFWAISWGKVITIAASWVVSPVAGALIAGAVYYFIRNRILRTARPEVMALRWSPLLVGAVVLVVILSFIFKGLKNLHLDLGFGQALVVAVPAAAIIGMAAKKWLRWLLGERKGKKRRSGDVVLQRLFAYLQVLTACYVAFAHGANDVANAIGPLAAIFSVIRTKSVAMHVEVPVWMLAVGGLTVGGGLFAFGSRVIETIGGKITEVTPVRGFCAEFGAATTILVCSRLGLPISTTHVLVGAVVGVGFMRGMGFLDMRLLRNIASSWVITLPFTMVLAMVFFKILAVMFL
- a CDS encoding class II fumarate hydratase, whose product is MSSEAFRIEKDSMGEVKVPEAAYYGAQTQRALENFPISGLRFPRQFIRALGLIKKAAAQTNQELGLLQPEVAAAIVQSAQEVQEGIHDDQFVVDIFQTGSGTSTNMNANEVISNRANELLGGKRGSKSPVHPNDHVNLSQSSNDVIPTAIHLAAAETVREKLAPVLEECEAELRTKSSQFDHVVKIGRTHLQDATPVRLGQEFGGYARQLSLGRERLQGAFDGLMELALGGTATGTGMNAPVGFASRVIQLLAAESGLPLVEAENHFAIQGAQDALVALSAALRGLAVTFIKIGNDLRWLASGPRCGLGEIGLPAVQPGSSIMPGKVNPVIIESLLQVCVQVMAYDSGVALAGQAGNFELNVMLPLMAHNLLSALELLGAGVKNFTDKCLQGIRANEQRCRELVEKSLALCTALAPTIGYDKAAEVAHYAYRSGKTVREAALELGVLNRQRLEAILDAEAMTHPGLPEKKNGESN